One window from the genome of Variovorax sp. PAMC26660 encodes:
- a CDS encoding LON peptidase substrate-binding domain-containing protein: MTTQPLLHSLPLFPLGTVLFPGGLLPLRIFEVRYLDMIGKCRKADAPFGVVSLTSGSEVRKAGADAESFAAIGTLAVIREFDSPQSGLLQIECVGTQRFRVRHTELQKHGLWVAEVEAVMDDIALEIPDDLQHTATALRRLVDTLEERRGSHGESVRLPIGAPYQFNDCGWVANRWCELVPMQLELRQRLMELDSPLMRLELVSDLLTRTGITE, encoded by the coding sequence ATGACGACACAACCCCTTTTGCATTCACTGCCATTGTTCCCGCTCGGTACGGTCCTGTTTCCGGGCGGCCTGCTTCCATTGCGCATCTTCGAGGTCCGCTACCTCGACATGATCGGCAAATGCCGCAAGGCCGATGCGCCCTTCGGCGTGGTCAGCCTCACCAGCGGCAGCGAGGTGCGCAAGGCTGGCGCCGATGCCGAGAGCTTTGCCGCCATCGGCACGCTGGCCGTGATCCGCGAGTTCGACTCACCGCAAAGCGGCCTGCTGCAGATCGAATGCGTCGGCACCCAGCGCTTTCGCGTTCGCCACACCGAGCTGCAGAAGCACGGCTTGTGGGTGGCCGAAGTGGAAGCCGTGATGGACGACATCGCGCTCGAGATTCCTGACGATCTGCAGCACACGGCCACCGCGCTGCGGCGTCTGGTCGACACGCTCGAGGAACGGCGCGGCTCACACGGCGAGTCGGTGCGGCTGCCGATCGGCGCGCCCTACCAGTTCAACGACTGCGGCTGGGTGGCCAACCGCTGGTGCGAGTTGGTGCCGATGCAACTCGAGCTTCGGCAACGGCTGATGGAACTCGACAGCCCGCTCATGCGCCTCGAACTGGTCAGCGATCTGCTCACACGCACAGGCATCACTGAATAG
- the accD gene encoding acetyl-CoA carboxylase, carboxyltransferase subunit beta produces the protein MSWLEKLLPAKIAQTDPSERRQVPEGLWIKCPACETVLYKTDLEHNQNVCPSCSHHHRIGARARLDAFLDAEGRYEIGQEVLPVDALKFKDSRKYPERLKEALENTGETDALVVLGGSVHSISVVVACFEFEFMGGSMGSVVGERFVRGVETAIEQKVPFICFTATGGARMQEGLLSLMQMAKTNASLTRLAKKGLPYISVLTDPTMGGVSAGFAFVGDVVIAEPKALIGFAGPRVIESTVRVTLPEGFQRAEFLQTKGAIDFISDRRELRKTIASTLAMLLRQPADAVS, from the coding sequence ATGAGCTGGCTTGAAAAACTGCTACCCGCCAAGATCGCACAAACCGACCCCAGCGAGCGCCGCCAGGTGCCCGAGGGCCTGTGGATCAAATGCCCTGCCTGCGAGACGGTGCTCTACAAGACCGACCTCGAGCACAACCAGAACGTCTGCCCCAGCTGCAGCCACCACCACCGCATCGGCGCCCGCGCGCGGCTCGACGCTTTCCTCGATGCCGAAGGACGCTACGAGATCGGCCAGGAAGTGCTGCCGGTCGACGCCCTGAAGTTCAAGGACAGCCGCAAGTACCCCGAGCGGCTCAAGGAAGCGCTCGAGAACACCGGCGAGACCGACGCGCTGGTCGTGCTCGGCGGCTCGGTCCACAGCATCAGCGTGGTCGTGGCCTGCTTCGAGTTCGAATTCATGGGCGGCAGCATGGGCAGCGTGGTCGGCGAGCGCTTCGTGCGCGGTGTCGAAACCGCCATCGAGCAGAAAGTGCCCTTCATCTGCTTCACCGCCACCGGTGGCGCACGCATGCAGGAAGGCCTGCTTTCGCTGATGCAGATGGCCAAGACCAACGCCTCGCTCACGCGCCTGGCGAAGAAGGGCCTGCCCTACATCAGCGTGCTGACCGACCCGACCATGGGTGGCGTGTCCGCCGGCTTCGCCTTCGTGGGCGACGTGGTGATTGCCGAGCCCAAGGCGCTGATCGGCTTTGCCGGCCCGCGCGTGATCGAATCGACCGTGCGCGTGACGCTGCCTGAAGGCTTCCAGCGCGCCGAGTTCCTGCAGACCAAGGGCGCGATCGACTTCATCAGCGATCGCCGCGAACTGCGCAAGACGATTGCCAGCACGCTGGCCATGCTGCTGCGCCAGCCGGCCGACGCCGTGAGCTGA
- the lysS gene encoding lysine--tRNA ligase: MSDHLTPPLPVSAAPVAAPTAAPAVDDNKLIAERREKLKLLRTAQAEGKGVAFPNDFKPRHRATALTEAHGATEAEALEAQAIAVSVAGRMMLKRVMGKASFATLQDATGRIQLYVTRDAVGEEAYAEFKRWDLGDILGAEGTLMKTKTGELSVKVTKLRLLTKSLRPLPGDFYGMADQEQKYRQRYVDLITDETARTRFTARSKAVSALREFMVANDFLEVETPMLHPIPGGANAKPFKTHHNALDQEMFLRIAPELYLKRLIVGGFERVFEINRSYRNEGISVRHNPEFTMMEFYAAYWNYRDLMDFTETLIRTIADKAVGTQQLTYGGKPVDLTQPFERLTIREAILKYTEAGDGVDDAAWLLNALRKLGLSEEKDKLSQRSLASLQVMYFEETVEEKLWQPTFIMEHPTEISPLARANDERPEVTERFELYITGREFGNGFSELNDAEDQAARFNAQVAAKDSGDDEAMFYDHDFVRALEYGMPPTGGCGIGIDRLMMLLTDSPSIRDVILFPALRRES; this comes from the coding sequence ATGTCCGATCACCTGACCCCTCCCCTTCCCGTGTCCGCCGCGCCCGTCGCGGCACCGACCGCAGCCCCTGCCGTCGACGACAACAAGCTCATCGCCGAACGCCGCGAAAAGCTCAAGCTACTGCGCACAGCGCAGGCCGAGGGCAAAGGCGTTGCGTTCCCGAACGACTTCAAGCCACGCCATCGCGCCACGGCCCTGACTGAGGCGCATGGCGCCACCGAAGCCGAAGCGCTCGAAGCACAGGCCATTGCGGTGAGCGTGGCAGGCCGGATGATGCTCAAGCGCGTGATGGGCAAGGCCAGCTTCGCAACCCTGCAGGACGCCACTGGCCGCATCCAACTCTACGTGACGCGCGATGCGGTCGGCGAAGAAGCCTATGCCGAATTCAAGCGCTGGGACCTCGGAGACATCCTGGGCGCCGAAGGCACGCTGATGAAGACGAAGACCGGCGAACTCTCGGTCAAGGTCACGAAGCTGCGCCTGCTCACCAAGAGTTTGCGCCCCCTGCCCGGCGACTTCTACGGCATGGCCGACCAGGAGCAGAAGTACCGCCAGCGCTACGTCGACCTGATCACCGACGAAACCGCCCGCACGCGCTTCACCGCGCGCAGCAAGGCCGTCAGCGCCCTGCGCGAGTTCATGGTGGCCAACGACTTCCTCGAAGTCGAGACGCCCATGCTGCACCCCATTCCGGGTGGCGCGAACGCCAAGCCGTTCAAGACGCATCACAACGCGCTCGACCAGGAAATGTTCCTGCGCATCGCGCCCGAGCTGTACCTCAAGCGCCTGATCGTTGGCGGCTTCGAGCGCGTGTTCGAGATCAACCGGAGCTATCGCAACGAGGGCATCTCGGTGCGGCACAACCCCGAGTTCACCATGATGGAGTTCTACGCGGCCTACTGGAACTACCGCGACCTGATGGACTTCACCGAGACGCTGATCCGCACCATCGCCGACAAGGCCGTGGGCACGCAGCAGCTCACCTACGGCGGCAAGCCCGTCGACCTGACGCAGCCCTTCGAGCGCCTGACGATCCGCGAAGCGATCCTGAAGTACACCGAGGCCGGTGACGGGGTGGACGACGCCGCGTGGCTCCTCAACGCCCTGCGCAAGCTCGGCCTGAGCGAAGAAAAAGACAAGCTCTCGCAGCGCAGCCTGGCCAGCCTGCAGGTGATGTACTTCGAGGAAACTGTCGAAGAGAAGCTCTGGCAGCCGACCTTCATCATGGAACACCCGACCGAGATCTCGCCGCTGGCACGCGCCAACGACGAGCGCCCCGAGGTCACCGAGCGCTTCGAGCTGTACATCACCGGCCGCGAATTCGGCAACGGCTTCAGCGAGCTGAACGACGCCGAGGACCAGGCCGCGCGCTTCAACGCGCAGGTGGCCGCCAAGGACAGCGGCGACGACGAAGCCATGTTCTACGACCACGACTTCGTGCGCGCGCTCGAATACGGCATGCCGCCCACCGGCGGCTGCGGCATCGGCATCGACCGGCTGATGATGCTGCTGACAGACTCGCCGAGCATTCGCGACGTGATCCTGTTCCCGGCGCTGCGCAGGGAATCTTGA
- a CDS encoding YgjP-like metallopeptidase domain-containing protein: MKYLAGYPASLLDQVRQLMAEDKLGALLTQRYPEGSHGIQTDRALYDYVSGLKSDFMRKAEPLSKVMYDSKLHVIRNALGTHTTVSRVQGGKLKAKREIRVASLFKEVPLDWLRMIVVHELAHMKEREHDKAFYALCMHMEPDYHRLEFDLRLYLEHLNTGGKRLWSGMVATPMPGGD, encoded by the coding sequence ATGAAGTACCTGGCGGGCTATCCGGCATCCCTGCTGGATCAGGTCCGCCAACTGATGGCTGAAGACAAGCTCGGGGCGCTGCTGACCCAGCGCTACCCCGAGGGCTCGCATGGCATCCAGACAGACCGTGCGCTCTACGACTACGTGAGCGGGCTCAAGAGCGATTTCATGCGCAAGGCCGAGCCGTTGTCCAAGGTGATGTACGACAGCAAACTGCACGTGATCCGCAATGCGCTCGGCACGCACACCACGGTCTCGCGCGTGCAGGGCGGCAAGCTCAAGGCCAAGCGCGAGATCCGGGTGGCCAGCCTGTTCAAGGAAGTGCCGCTCGACTGGCTGCGCATGATTGTTGTGCACGAGTTGGCACATATGAAGGAGCGTGAGCACGACAAGGCGTTTTACGCACTTTGCATGCACATGGAGCCGGACTATCATCGATTGGAGTTCGATTTGCGCCTGTACCTTGAGCATCTGAACACGGGCGGAAAACGCCTTTGGTCCGGCATGGTTGCGACTCCCATGCCGGGCGGCGACTAA
- a CDS encoding galactosyl transferase GMA12/MNN10 family protein, giving the protein MPLCLSFFPRKDEATLRNHAHYCRLFGYPHQWVEADRIRHPALRDSARYSHILRHLRTLPENDWLLFLDGDSVVFHPVAIEALMQGRDSLVVEGPPSGDQPGPAMTNMMVLRNTAANRAALHALMGDAGNVIALVNRSTDEAARLRPVGLLGCNAMVGDIYVNVSWRIPQWFQARIFVVNLGPLPVAAPEGEWREALLHDTNLQDLLVAQVNNALIHGHPMLQPAAYPALSDDAMSSYNAGADIAFVTLYTHHVASYARVSEHNVKRYCDRHGYAYHVYRAVPETIDPGIGGSWVRSWLLQQHIAHHKWVIWVDADVLFVNQGRRIDDLLEGRELLLAKDVGGWAFNSGVMGFRNTARNADLLARIWQRIGEVGDKSAVYSSQGDQYYTNQVLSEEGLVDDRVVVDNLSINTPPHLASDETLLVHFINLDEPYRSAYMASMDAVSQRLR; this is encoded by the coding sequence ATGCCTTTGTGCCTGAGCTTCTTTCCGCGCAAGGACGAGGCCACGCTGCGCAACCATGCGCACTACTGCCGCTTGTTCGGCTATCCGCATCAGTGGGTCGAGGCGGACCGCATCCGTCATCCGGCATTGCGCGACAGCGCCCGGTACAGCCACATCCTGCGCCATCTGCGCACGCTGCCCGAGAACGACTGGCTCCTGTTTCTCGACGGCGATTCGGTGGTGTTCCATCCCGTCGCCATCGAGGCCTTGATGCAGGGGCGGGACTCGCTGGTGGTGGAGGGTCCGCCCAGCGGCGACCAGCCGGGCCCCGCGATGACCAACATGATGGTGCTGCGCAACACCGCCGCGAACCGTGCCGCGCTGCACGCGTTGATGGGCGATGCGGGGAATGTCATCGCCTTGGTGAACCGCTCGACCGACGAAGCCGCGCGGCTGCGTCCAGTGGGCCTGCTCGGATGCAACGCCATGGTTGGCGACATCTACGTCAATGTCTCGTGGCGCATTCCGCAGTGGTTCCAGGCGCGCATCTTCGTCGTCAACCTGGGGCCGCTGCCCGTTGCGGCACCCGAGGGCGAATGGCGCGAAGCGCTGCTGCATGACACGAACCTGCAGGACTTGCTGGTGGCGCAGGTCAACAATGCGCTCATCCATGGCCATCCCATGCTGCAACCGGCGGCCTATCCTGCGCTGTCGGACGACGCCATGTCGAGCTACAACGCCGGCGCGGACATCGCCTTCGTCACGCTCTACACCCACCACGTTGCGAGCTATGCGCGGGTTTCCGAACACAACGTGAAGCGCTACTGCGACAGGCACGGTTATGCCTATCACGTGTACCGTGCGGTGCCCGAGACGATCGATCCTGGCATTGGCGGTTCGTGGGTCCGCAGCTGGCTGCTGCAACAGCACATCGCGCATCACAAGTGGGTGATCTGGGTCGATGCCGACGTCCTCTTCGTCAATCAAGGCCGCCGCATCGACGACCTGCTCGAAGGGCGCGAGCTGCTGCTGGCGAAGGATGTGGGCGGTTGGGCCTTCAATTCGGGTGTGATGGGTTTTCGCAATACGGCCCGCAACGCCGACCTGCTCGCGCGCATCTGGCAACGGATCGGCGAGGTGGGTGACAAGTCGGCGGTCTACAGCAGCCAGGGCGACCAGTACTACACCAACCAGGTGCTGTCCGAAGAGGGGTTGGTCGATGACCGTGTCGTCGTCGACAACCTGAGTATCAACACGCCGCCGCACCTGGCCTCGGACGAGACGCTGCTGGTGCACTTCATCAACCTGGACGAACCGTACCGGTCGGCGTACATGGCATCGATGGACGCGGTCTCCCAGCGCTTGCGCTAG
- the nagZ gene encoding beta-N-acetylhexosaminidase — translation MNPISSTHSPLIIDVAGTELNAADRRRLADPLVGGVIHFARNWQDRAQMTALNAEIKAIRPDLLICVDHEGGRVQRFRTDGFTRLPSMRALGELWMRDAMRATQAATATGLVLAAELRACGVDFSFAPVLDLDYGESSVIGDRSFHRDPRVVALLAKSVMHGMLQADMRNCGKHFPGHGFVTADSHVEIPVDKRGLQAILADDARPYDWLAGTLTAVMPAHVIYPKVDKRPAGFSSKWLKAVLRQRLGFDGAIFSDDLSMEAGRYIDGKLLSYADAALAAIDAGCDLALLCNQSIGDGAPLDALLEDFGVVRDAGRWVGDAASEARRRALLPRSAASSWPFLASSAEYLGARRMLSHGGLTE, via the coding sequence ATGAATCCGATTTCCAGTACCCATTCGCCGTTGATCATCGACGTAGCCGGCACCGAACTGAACGCGGCCGACCGCCGGCGACTTGCCGACCCGCTGGTGGGCGGCGTGATCCATTTCGCCCGCAACTGGCAGGACCGCGCCCAGATGACGGCGCTCAATGCCGAGATCAAGGCGATCCGCCCCGACCTGCTGATCTGCGTCGACCACGAAGGCGGGCGCGTGCAGCGTTTTCGCACCGATGGCTTCACGCGGCTGCCGTCGATGCGCGCCCTGGGCGAGCTGTGGATGCGCGACGCCATGCGCGCGACGCAGGCCGCCACTGCGACGGGCCTCGTACTGGCCGCCGAGTTGCGAGCTTGCGGCGTCGACTTCAGCTTTGCGCCAGTGCTCGATCTGGACTACGGCGAGAGCAGTGTCATTGGCGACCGCAGTTTTCACCGCGACCCGCGTGTGGTCGCGTTGCTCGCCAAGAGCGTCATGCACGGCATGCTGCAGGCGGACATGCGCAATTGCGGCAAGCATTTCCCGGGGCACGGTTTCGTGACGGCCGACTCGCATGTCGAGATTCCGGTCGACAAGCGCGGACTCCAGGCCATCCTGGCCGACGACGCTCGGCCTTACGACTGGCTGGCGGGCACGCTCACCGCGGTGATGCCGGCGCATGTGATCTATCCGAAGGTCGACAAGCGGCCGGCGGGCTTTTCATCCAAGTGGCTGAAGGCCGTCCTGCGGCAGCGGCTCGGTTTCGACGGCGCGATCTTCAGCGATGACCTCAGCATGGAGGCCGGGCGCTACATAGACGGCAAGCTGCTCAGCTACGCCGATGCCGCGCTGGCGGCCATCGACGCAGGCTGCGATCTGGCGTTGCTGTGCAACCAGAGCATCGGCGATGGCGCGCCGCTCGACGCGTTGCTGGAAGATTTCGGCGTGGTCCGCGATGCAGGCCGCTGGGTGGGCGATGCCGCCAGTGAGGCACGCCGGCGGGCGCTGCTGCCTCGTTCGGCTGCGTCGTCGTGGCCGTTTCTCGCAAGTTCAGCGGAATACCTGGGCGCCAGGCGCATGCTGTCGCACGGCGGTCTGACGGAGTAG
- a CDS encoding Hsp70 family protein, which produces MSVLSPSSLPTIGIDFGTSNSAVACRVDGVARLLPIEGTATTLPTAIFFNAEDRTTHFGREAIAQYLSGTEGRLMRSLKSLLGSALMQEKTAIYDGLVSFEDIIARFLRELAVRASRELGQMPERVVIGRPVHFVDDDSKRDERAEESLRHAARAAGFRDIAFQLEPIAAAFDYEQRITKESIVLIVDIGGGTSDFTVVRVGPERAAHDDRSNDVLATSGVHIGGTDFDQRLNLERVMPQFGFRHTGAQGREVPSKVFFELSSWHLINWLYAPKAVRQAKELRTSYSDTRLHDRLMNVLEERHGHRIASAVEAAKIDASVRDAETAIDLSCAEAGLVASLSPADMAQQLATPLENVIACAHACVKRAGLRSNDLDAIYLTGGSSALRPFQHALRKSFAGVNLVEGDLFGGVATGLACVARPGRTA; this is translated from the coding sequence TTGAGCGTGTTGTCTCCGTCGTCGCTGCCGACGATCGGCATCGACTTCGGCACCTCCAACTCCGCCGTGGCCTGCCGGGTCGACGGCGTCGCCCGGCTGCTGCCCATCGAAGGCACGGCCACCACGCTGCCGACCGCGATCTTCTTCAATGCCGAAGACCGCACGACGCATTTCGGCCGCGAGGCCATCGCCCAGTACCTGTCGGGCACCGAAGGGCGCCTGATGCGCTCGCTCAAGAGCCTGCTCGGCAGTGCGCTGATGCAGGAGAAAACAGCGATCTACGACGGCCTCGTGAGCTTCGAGGACATCATCGCGCGCTTCCTGCGCGAGCTGGCCGTGCGAGCCAGCCGCGAGCTTGGACAGATGCCGGAGCGCGTCGTGATCGGGCGCCCGGTGCACTTCGTGGACGACGACTCCAAGCGCGACGAGCGCGCCGAAGAAAGCCTGCGGCATGCGGCCCGCGCGGCCGGTTTTCGCGACATCGCGTTCCAGCTCGAACCGATTGCCGCAGCCTTCGACTATGAACAGCGCATTACCAAAGAATCGATCGTGCTGATCGTCGACATCGGCGGCGGCACCTCGGACTTCACCGTCGTGCGCGTCGGCCCCGAGCGTGCCGCGCACGACGACCGCAGCAACGACGTGCTCGCCACCAGTGGCGTGCACATCGGCGGCACCGACTTCGACCAGCGCCTGAACCTCGAACGCGTCATGCCGCAGTTCGGCTTTCGCCACACCGGCGCGCAGGGGCGCGAGGTGCCGAGCAAGGTGTTCTTCGAGCTGTCGTCCTGGCACCTGATCAACTGGCTCTACGCACCCAAGGCGGTTCGCCAGGCCAAGGAGCTGCGCACGAGCTACAGCGACACGCGGCTGCACGACCGGCTGATGAACGTGCTCGAAGAGCGGCATGGCCACCGCATTGCCAGCGCTGTCGAAGCGGCCAAGATCGATGCTTCGGTGCGGGATGCGGAAACCGCGATCGATCTTTCCTGCGCCGAAGCGGGGCTGGTCGCTTCGCTCTCGCCGGCGGACATGGCACAACAGCTCGCAACGCCGCTCGAGAACGTCATCGCGTGTGCGCACGCCTGCGTCAAGCGGGCCGGCCTGCGGAGCAATGACCTCGATGCAATCTACCTGACCGGCGGCTCTTCGGCCCTGCGGCCGTTCCAGCACGCATTGCGCAAGAGCTTTGCCGGCGTGAATCTTGTCGAAGGCGACCTGTTCGGCGGCGTGGCGACCGGCCTGGCCTGCGTCGCGCGGCCAGGACGCACGGCATGA
- a CDS encoding glycosyltransferase family A protein: protein MTTTLPRLNFTSLSSHETCGDIVEAFRLAAESLGYPTRFNQSYIEPGEINILFFFWDVPWEHIEQHHPDCIVVNFEPMVLGTHAWNERYLGVLKQCYLWEYSKSNFQRHRQLEYRNADYVALGWEPGAAEILPLSDILPDEQQDIDVVFFGSLTRRRIDILEGLMARGLRVEVNRGRAWTLEERNGFMRRAKIVLNLHNWEESRIVEVPRLSILLRHRKAVVCELYPDSEIEASVRDSVVGAPYEKLIETIEQLLADAPRRAALERKGLELFSHAFAPPLVGPAIQRFLSWRAQQPDRFVATNMPRVTVCLMAGDSLEALSQSLHAWAAQSDVALQVVLVAPAGIAGLDTLLTQAGIANAQLISLPVACDRATARNLALAQAQGDYIVFSDAGDIPAPERLQRQAALLETCTDIDIVGCWCDTHEGPFEFAERHQDILVEYLGPRPLLLSACMVRRSFLERSGVRHDPEFTAHDDLHMLCKSVAAGARFAVVPQLLHRPVALPASADAARAATQASQARALVLAYLLPKSSGEDVHEIAKLYALYWPSALDFAQGLLQTLARACFSPAAAPEQQLVEHETLTRALRHEALRLLQVFFNAGLADKAWLESQFMIPEVARFLAPAANQLPVRIFRLEPESAAN from the coding sequence ATGACAACGACGCTGCCTCGCCTCAACTTCACGTCGCTGTCCTCGCACGAGACCTGCGGCGACATCGTCGAAGCCTTCAGGCTGGCGGCTGAAAGCCTCGGCTATCCGACCCGTTTCAACCAGAGCTACATCGAACCGGGTGAAATCAACATCCTATTTTTCTTCTGGGATGTGCCATGGGAACACATCGAGCAGCACCACCCCGATTGCATCGTCGTCAATTTCGAGCCGATGGTGCTTGGCACCCACGCCTGGAACGAGCGCTACCTCGGCGTTCTCAAGCAGTGCTATCTCTGGGAATACAGCAAGTCGAATTTCCAGCGGCATCGCCAGCTGGAATACAGGAACGCGGACTACGTCGCACTCGGTTGGGAACCCGGTGCGGCGGAAATCCTGCCGCTGAGCGACATCCTGCCCGATGAGCAGCAGGACATCGACGTCGTGTTCTTCGGCTCGCTGACGCGCCGGCGCATCGACATTCTCGAAGGGCTGATGGCGCGCGGACTGCGGGTCGAAGTCAATCGCGGGCGCGCCTGGACACTGGAAGAGCGCAACGGCTTCATGCGCCGCGCGAAGATCGTGCTCAACCTCCACAACTGGGAGGAGTCGCGCATCGTCGAAGTGCCGCGCCTGTCGATCCTGCTGCGCCATCGCAAGGCGGTGGTCTGCGAGCTTTATCCCGACAGTGAGATCGAGGCCTCCGTGCGTGACTCGGTGGTCGGCGCCCCTTACGAAAAGCTCATCGAGACGATCGAGCAATTGCTCGCCGATGCCCCCCGCCGCGCGGCGCTCGAACGCAAAGGCCTGGAGCTGTTCAGCCATGCGTTCGCGCCTCCCCTTGTGGGCCCGGCCATCCAGCGCTTCCTGAGCTGGCGCGCGCAGCAGCCCGATCGGTTCGTGGCAACGAACATGCCGCGTGTGACGGTGTGCCTCATGGCCGGGGACTCGCTTGAAGCCCTGTCGCAAAGCCTGCACGCGTGGGCCGCGCAAAGCGACGTTGCGCTCCAAGTGGTGCTCGTTGCTCCCGCGGGGATTGCTGGCCTCGACACCCTTCTCACCCAAGCAGGCATCGCCAATGCACAGTTGATTTCGTTGCCGGTCGCATGCGACCGCGCCACGGCCCGCAATCTTGCATTGGCGCAGGCGCAAGGCGACTACATCGTCTTTTCCGATGCCGGCGACATTCCCGCCCCCGAACGCCTGCAACGCCAGGCCGCGCTGCTGGAGACCTGCACCGACATCGACATCGTGGGCTGCTGGTGCGATACGCACGAAGGGCCGTTCGAATTCGCCGAGCGGCACCAGGACATCCTGGTCGAGTACCTCGGGCCCCGTCCGCTGCTGCTGTCAGCCTGCATGGTGCGACGCAGTTTTCTTGAACGCAGCGGCGTGCGCCACGACCCGGAATTCACGGCGCACGACGACTTGCACATGCTGTGCAAAAGCGTGGCCGCGGGCGCACGTTTCGCTGTGGTCCCCCAACTGCTGCACCGGCCGGTCGCATTGCCCGCGTCCGCCGATGCGGCCCGCGCCGCTACGCAGGCCTCACAAGCGCGCGCACTGGTGCTGGCCTATCTGCTGCCGAAATCCAGCGGCGAAGACGTGCACGAGATCGCGAAGCTCTATGCGCTGTATTGGCCGTCGGCACTGGACTTTGCGCAAGGCCTGTTGCAAACCCTGGCACGCGCCTGCTTCAGCCCGGCAGCAGCGCCGGAGCAACAACTGGTCGAACACGAAACACTGACCCGTGCGCTTCGGCACGAGGCATTGCGCCTGCTGCAGGTCTTCTTCAATGCGGGCCTGGCCGACAAGGCATGGCTGGAAAGCCAGTTCATGATTCCCGAGGTGGCCCGGTTCCTGGCCCCCGCAGCCAACCAGTTGCCGGTGCGGATCTTCAGGCTCGAACCGGAGTCGGCAGCCAACTAG
- a CDS encoding YggT family protein has product MLYQIPSFLLDVIVGLLGGACLLRLYMQYHRVPFGNPLGRFVFAITDWIVLPLRRIVPSIKRWDLASLIAAWLLVLVKFLLLWLLIGNLGRIATLPLVSLVGLFQLAVSGLTALLVVYAVLSWVPGASPMLLDLITRLAEPLVRPFRRFIPLIGGIDLSPLAAIVVLQVLAIVLGNLLVFAYQLTF; this is encoded by the coding sequence ATGCTCTATCAGATTCCCTCGTTCCTTCTCGACGTGATCGTCGGCCTGCTCGGCGGCGCCTGCCTGCTGCGCCTTTACATGCAGTACCACCGGGTGCCGTTCGGCAATCCGCTCGGGCGCTTCGTGTTTGCGATCACCGACTGGATCGTGCTGCCGCTGCGGCGCATCGTGCCGTCGATCAAGCGCTGGGACCTGGCAAGCCTGATCGCCGCCTGGCTGCTGGTGCTCGTGAAGTTCCTGCTGCTGTGGCTGCTGATCGGCAATCTGGGGCGGATTGCAACTTTGCCGCTGGTGTCGCTGGTGGGCCTGTTCCAGCTCGCGGTGTCGGGCCTGACGGCACTGCTGGTGGTCTATGCGGTGCTGTCGTGGGTGCCGGGCGCGTCGCCGATGCTGCTCGACCTGATCACGCGCCTGGCCGAACCGCTGGTGCGGCCGTTTCGCCGTTTCATCCCGCTGATCGGCGGCATCGACCTTTCGCCACTGGCCGCGATCGTCGTGCTGCAGGTGCTGGCGATCGTGCTGGGCAACCTGCTCGTGTTTGCCTATCAACTGACTTTTTGA